In Thermotomaculum hydrothermale, a single genomic region encodes these proteins:
- a CDS encoding phosphohexomutase domain-containing protein — protein MKKIFGTDGIRGKAGEFPITPENIYKLGYLFVKITGYKNIAIGWDTRESSLWIANSLISGIENAGGKPVNLGCIPTPVLSFCTSDSFDGGVMITASHNPYTDNGIKFFNYKGEKISDEVENEITKEFYNFLGEIKLSEKIKNILFIEEKIVKTYLSHIKNKIDLSKIIKTYPVDCANGATSLFIELAQKTLNIKLNPYNTNPDGKNINLKCGAAQPDFIKKESFAFDGDGDRIMGKDLNGNIINGDIILMFLADKLNLDKLVGTVMTNMAVESFCKERKIEFYRTKVGDRFVKEKMNETNAKLGGETSGHIILTDLNSTGDSFAVYLKILELLNTFKIDINDLTKKYRLFPQKVINIPVKEKKPFEQIKGFKKLMEKCEIILGDKGRIFPRYSGTENLLRILIECQAEDRVNEAQKIIKNFFK, from the coding sequence CTGGGACACGAGAGAGTCCTCACTATGGATAGCAAACTCTTTAATCTCAGGAATAGAAAATGCAGGGGGGAAACCTGTAAATTTAGGTTGCATACCGACACCTGTTTTGTCTTTCTGCACATCAGACTCTTTTGACGGTGGTGTTATGATAACAGCCTCTCACAACCCTTACACTGATAACGGAATTAAATTTTTTAACTATAAAGGCGAAAAAATTAGCGATGAAGTAGAAAATGAAATTACAAAAGAATTTTATAACTTTTTAGGAGAAATAAAACTATCTGAAAAAATAAAAAACATACTATTTATTGAGGAAAAAATTGTAAAAACATACCTTTCCCATATAAAAAACAAAATAGATTTAAGCAAAATAATAAAAACCTACCCTGTTGATTGCGCAAACGGGGCAACTTCCCTTTTCATAGAACTTGCACAAAAAACTCTAAACATTAAACTTAATCCATACAACACCAACCCTGATGGAAAAAACATAAACCTAAAATGTGGAGCTGCACAACCTGATTTTATTAAAAAAGAAAGTTTTGCCTTTGACGGTGACGGTGACAGAATTATGGGAAAAGACTTAAATGGAAATATAATCAATGGGGATATAATCCTTATGTTTTTAGCTGATAAACTGAATTTAGATAAACTTGTGGGAACTGTAATGACAAATATGGCTGTTGAATCTTTCTGCAAAGAGAGAAAAATAGAATTTTACAGGACAAAGGTTGGTGATAGGTTTGTAAAAGAAAAAATGAATGAAACAAATGCCAAATTGGGAGGGGAAACATCAGGGCATATAATCTTAACTGATTTAAACTCAACAGGAGACAGCTTTGCTGTTTACCTTAAAATACTTGAACTTCTCAATACTTTTAAAATAGACATTAATGATTTAACTAAAAAATACAGATTATTTCCCCAGAAAGTAATAAATATCCCTGTAAAAGAAAAAAAACCTTTTGAACAAATAAAAGGCTTTAAAAAATTAATGGAAAAATGTGAAATAATACTGGGAGATAAAGGCAGGATTTTTCCGAGATATTCGGGAACTGAAAACCTGTTGAGGATTCTCATCGAATGTCAGGCTGAAGATAGAGTAAATGAAGCACAAAAAATAATAAAAAACTTTTTTAAATAA